In a single window of the Acidobacteriota bacterium genome:
- a CDS encoding NAD-dependent epimerase/dehydratase family protein gives MNVAVTGYSGFVGQHLMRVLTAAGHHTRAIGRSKPSPIADWHQIDDLRNAPWDRHLRGTDILFHLAAKAHAADTTESEVRSINVEATEFIVREAVRQGVEKVIFLSSVKAQARVSRENCLRESDTPKPDGIYGKAKKDAEERITKLCRGSSTSYTIIRSPVVYGPGVKGNLLSLLKLIDRGLPLPFQSVSNQRSLISVDNLVDVLVRCITGGDDQTYLVSDGDDLSTPELIREMAFALGKKPLLLPINAGILRNTLRILGLRFHADRLIGNLCVNIQKVQTDLSWSPRFNRHDVLQSTAQWYKETTSS, from the coding sequence ATGAATGTCGCCGTCACAGGCTATTCCGGTTTCGTCGGACAACATCTGATGAGGGTCCTCACCGCCGCCGGCCATCACACGCGTGCGATCGGTCGATCGAAGCCTTCGCCGATTGCTGATTGGCATCAGATCGATGATCTGAGGAACGCGCCGTGGGATCGTCATCTCAGAGGCACCGACATCCTTTTTCATCTCGCTGCCAAAGCTCACGCGGCTGACACCACCGAATCGGAAGTTCGAAGCATTAACGTAGAGGCTACGGAATTCATCGTTCGTGAAGCTGTCAGGCAGGGTGTGGAAAAGGTCATCTTCCTGAGCTCTGTGAAGGCGCAGGCCAGGGTCTCACGCGAGAACTGCCTGCGGGAATCCGACACTCCGAAGCCAGACGGCATCTACGGGAAGGCCAAGAAAGACGCTGAGGAGAGGATAACCAAGCTCTGCAGAGGCAGTTCCACGTCCTACACGATCATTCGTTCTCCAGTGGTCTACGGCCCCGGGGTAAAAGGGAATCTGCTGAGCTTGTTGAAACTGATCGACAGAGGACTTCCGCTCCCATTCCAGTCCGTAAGCAACCAGCGTAGCCTGATTTCCGTAGATAATCTCGTAGATGTACTAGTGCGTTGCATTACCGGCGGAGATGATCAAACATATCTGGTTTCGGACGGGGACGACCTTTCTACTCCAGAATTGATTCGTGAGATGGCCTTTGCCCTCGGGAAAAAGCCGTTGTTACTGCCAATTAACGCCGGCATTCTACGCAATACTCTCAGAATCCTCGGGCTGCGGTTCCACGCTGATCGCCTCATCGGAAATCTATGCGTCAACATCCAAAAAGTACAAACTGACCTCTCGTGGAGTCCGCGCTTCAACAGACATGATGTACTTCAGAGCACCGCACAATGGTACAAAGAGACTACCAGTTCATAG